The DNA segment CAAAAACCATCTACACAAAGGCAAAGGCAGCAATCTAAAACAAAATGTTTTACAATTAGCCTTTCTCTTCTATACCATGTTCCAATATCTGACATAAGTGGGAGCACCATATAGCTGATTCACTTCACCATCTCTGGAGAACATCAAGTCTTGAGCTTAACCAATTGATGATGTCATTTGCTATATCATCCCTTTCAGGTTCAAAGAGAAGATCATGTAAATATCCATCATACAGTTTTATAGATTTATGTGCTGATGCTGATGATTGGTACAGTCGTTGAGATGCTCCGGGGTCAGTTATTGTGTCAGCTGTGCCATGCAGAACTAAAAAAGGGACAGTTACTCTGCTTAAGTTTCTTTGCAAATATGATGATATCCGAAGAATTTCATTGCCAGTTCTAACTCTAATGGGTCCAGTATACACAAGTGGATCTGCATACTTGATCTTCAAAGCCTCAGGATCACGGGAAACAGGAGGTCCTCTCCTGTGCAAAGCAGCAACTCGGTATTTTGGAGCTAACACAGAGAAGATAGGTGCAACAACCTGGTATAGATAAacgcaaacaaaaaaaataaattctgtaaATAAAAACTCATTCCAACTATATCCTTGATTCCTTGTTGCAGTCACCCAGTTGTTAATAATCACACAAATTACACTCCAGATCAAAAGTCAACAAACCACAGGCAAATCTTCATATGACAGAAAACACGTTGAAATTACTTAATAATATGATGGGAGTCAGACGGTAATTTTTTCATAACAGAAGTGAGATACTCTGTTTGTAGAAATTAACATGGGCTTTAGATATACCGCAGGTTAAACTGTATAGAAGTTGTACAGCCATTAACATAAGATAATAGAATGTTGATATCTCATGTGAACTCATACTCCAGTAAAATCAGAAGATTCCACTGACATTATGAAAATAAGCTTGAGAACATTACTTCATACCTCTCTgcttacatttttttaattggaATATCCAAGTCAAGAATTTCTTCTGTGACAAAAGGAATGTTTCAATCTACTCAAATCAACACTAGTAAACCACCTTACAAACAGTTATATGAGAAATTGACATAACtaaacaagaaaataaataatacaatGACAAACGCCAAACAAAATGAGCTCTAGCAGGATATGAATGTATATCAACATATAGAAATGGTACAGATCTTTGGAATATCGACAATAAATCCTTCTTCTGTTGTTAGATACCAAGGTTAATAGTGTAATTTCACATTGAACACGTGAAGATAGCATCCCAAGTGCAAAAGGAATGCAGGGTATAGAAAACAAAGGCATATATAAAGTAATGTGCTTACTTTGATAATTGGATGAGATGGTTGAACATGAATAGCCGGAGATGTCAAGATCACACCTTCAACATGAACTTCAACACAAGGATCCAGGACTGCCTTTGGTTCACTCGCACAAAAAGGAAGTGAAGCTGGTATTTTCAGTTATGTGTACTCCCTATCACAAAGGCAATCAAACAATCCAGCCTAACAGCTTTTGTTGTACCAGTGTGTACCTTCAAAACAATAGCTCCACCTGTGGAGTGGCCAAATAAGAAACATGGCAAACCATAGTTTTCCTCCAGTACAACATCCTCTAGAAATTCTTTCTGCATGGAAAAGAGCATTTAGAGGTTCATGGAAATCCTGCTAGATATATATTTCTGTGCAGCTATTGTGTATCAAGAAAAGTACCAGGTCACCAACAGCATGATCAAGCGATGAAACATAGCCATGCACCCCATCACTTCCACCATGTCCTTCAGAGACGAGACAACGTACAGCATAGTGAAGATCAGAAGACCCGAAATATAtacagcgaaaaaaaaaacaaagttgtaacTGGTCTCTAGTTTTGTCATTTCCTAGTTAGAAGCAGCCCATCGATAAAAAGGATCAGTTCACCATAAGGCAAGATATACCATATTGGTTAGGAGTTACTATAAAAGGTAGTTTGTTTTATAACAATACTTGTACAACATGACAGATGTAGGTACTCCTATAAATTATCTTAGTTGGTGATAGTTAATATTAACCTTCCCTTCAACATTGACAGATGGGACCACTATGAATATTTGGTAAATATTAATCTGCAACCACTGAATTTCATATTCAACCTCCAACCtcatcgaagaaaaaaaaagtatgatgGGTTTGAGTATATTTGTCTGTAGCACCAAATTGACATTCTCCTGGTGATCAGGAAAAGGGCACATTCAGGCACTAAAAATTTTCCTGTTACAGTACAAGTCTAATGCCAAgcaaaaattttatttgatacaaaatattttacaaaGTTACTGTGAAATTGAAGAGGCTTAGATACTGAACAAATCACATATGTGCCTGGTACAGCAGTAGGCATCCCATAACTCTGAAGTTCACTGtggcaacaaaacaaaacaaactaatCTAATGAGTCTGTCAATGGCCTTTCACTCTAGTTTTAAGATTTTTCAAATCTCCAATCTCAGGTAAACTGTGTAGTTAGTACAACCTGGTTCGAGAATCTTAAAGAATCACTAAACAACGAGAACATCAAACTAATCAAGATTTTAGCACAGAGTATGATAGTAACTCACCAATCCAGTCCATTGCATAAACTTTAAGCCCATGATCATTTAACAGCTTTGCAAAATGGTTGTACCTCCCACTGCAGCACACTAACTGATTGTCAGCAAGATCCACCATGAAAACccatattaatatataaaattatgaaTACATATACCTATGC comes from the Oryza glaberrima chromosome 9, OglaRS2, whole genome shotgun sequence genome and includes:
- the LOC127785356 gene encoding uncharacterized protein LOC127785356, which produces MWAPTASPAAAAGRAAIPSLRRWPAAAAGVRIVVAVAPVKARAPRRLRLCLAVPPPASEMAAAAAAEEEEEEEEEEGWSKAVELDAAARREMAIRRLQEEAGTGSSRREFAVFETARGDALFTQSWTPVAAADRVKGIVVLLHGLNEHSGRYNHFAKLLNDHGLKVYAMDWIGHGGSDGVHGYVSSLDHAVGDLKEFLEDVVLEENYGLPCFLFGHSTGGAIVLKAVLDPCVEVHVEGVILTSPAIHVQPSHPIIKVVAPIFSVLAPKYRVAALHRRGPPVSRDPEALKIKYADPLVYTGPIRVRTGNEILRISSYLQRNLSRVTVPFLVLHGTADTITDPGASQRLYQSSASAHKSIKLYDGYLHDLLFEPERDDIANDIINWLSSRLDVLQRW